From Chaetodon trifascialis isolate fChaTrf1 chromosome 1, fChaTrf1.hap1, whole genome shotgun sequence, one genomic window encodes:
- the LOC139334019 gene encoding calmodulin-like protein 4 — translation MMMHRQMQQEDPKAEILEALRMTDKQKKGYIQASELRAKLTMLGEKLTNKEVDELFKEANIKSNEAINYEEFTQMVTLPPVDY, via the exons ATGATGATGCACAGACAGATGCAACAGGAAGACCCCAAGGCAGAAATCCTGGAGGCCTTGAGGATGACGGACAAGCAGAAGAAAGGCTACATCCAGGCCTCTGAGCTCCGGGCCAAGCTCACCATGTTAGGAGAGAAACTGACCAACAAAGAAG TGGATGAGCTCTTCAAGGAGGCAAACATCAAGTCAAACGAGGCCATCAACTATGAAGAGTTCACTCAGATGGTGACACTGCCGCCTGTAGATTACTGA